A window of Christiangramia forsetii KT0803 contains these coding sequences:
- a CDS encoding type B 50S ribosomal protein L31 — MKQGIHPENYRLVAFKDMSNEDVFLTKSTAKTKESIEVDGTEYPLVKLEISRTSHPYYTGQTKLVDSAGRIDKFKNKYSKFKKK, encoded by the coding sequence ATGAAGCAGGGAATCCATCCGGAAAATTATAGATTAGTAGCATTTAAAGATATGTCTAATGAAGACGTATTTCTTACAAAGTCTACTGCAAAAACAAAAGAAAGCATTGAAGTTGACGGAACTGAATACCCGTTGGTAAAACTGGAGATATCCAGAACTTCTCACCCATACTACACAGGGCAAACTAAGCTTGTGGATAGTGCTGGTAGAATTGATAAATTCAAGAACAAATACTCGAAATTCAAGAAAAAGTAA
- a CDS encoding N-acetyltransferase, with amino-acid sequence MSDEEMIITDNEFLRQFETRINNELAVIEYSQQERKIFLTKLRMPENSEDKQEDFIMAVLSEIKERNTRVVPTSPEIAGYMRKNRRKYKDLLPVGINI; translated from the coding sequence ATGAGCGATGAAGAAATGATTATTACAGACAATGAGTTTCTAAGACAATTTGAAACCCGGATAAATAATGAGCTGGCAGTTATTGAATATTCTCAACAGGAAAGAAAGATATTTTTAACCAAATTAAGAATGCCGGAAAATAGTGAAGACAAACAAGAAGATTTTATTATGGCAGTTCTTTCAGAGATTAAAGAACGAAATACGCGAGTAGTACCTACCAGTCCTGAAATTGCAGGTTATATGAGAAAAAACCGTCGCAAGTATAAAGATTTACTACCAGTAGGTATTAATATTTAA
- a CDS encoding DUF4199 domain-containing protein, whose protein sequence is MEQTTKKLATSYGLYLGLALILIAVLVYAFDISLMIEWYYTPIIYLIILAISIMAVSKTKKYYTGIFSFKEAFSAYFLTVLIGLVLSTIFSLILFNVIDPEAAGTIQELTMEKQAEMFEKFGMTEAQINETMLKMQEENFFSLKNVLISVAVQLVIFSIIGLIVALIFREKDTTNV, encoded by the coding sequence ATGGAACAAACTACTAAAAAACTAGCTACAAGTTATGGTCTTTATTTAGGCTTAGCCCTTATTTTAATCGCTGTATTGGTCTATGCTTTTGACATTTCGCTAATGATAGAATGGTATTATACTCCTATCATTTATTTAATCATTCTCGCAATTAGCATTATGGCTGTGAGCAAGACTAAAAAATATTACACAGGTATTTTTAGTTTTAAAGAAGCATTTTCAGCTTATTTTTTAACGGTATTAATAGGTCTGGTTTTATCCACCATTTTTAGCCTGATACTTTTTAACGTCATAGACCCAGAAGCTGCAGGTACCATACAGGAGCTAACCATGGAGAAGCAAGCTGAAATGTTTGAGAAATTTGGCATGACCGAGGCTCAGATTAATGAAACTATGCTTAAGATGCAAGAAGAGAATTTCTTTTCTTTGAAAAATGTCTTGATTAGCGTAGCCGTGCAATTAGTAATATTTTCTATAATTGGATTAATAGTTGCCTTAATTTTCAGAGAAAAAGACACTACAAACGTATAG
- the mtaB gene encoding tRNA (N(6)-L-threonylcarbamoyladenosine(37)-C(2))-methylthiotransferase MtaB produces the protein MEAKKVAFYTLGCKLNFSETSTIARSFENEGFDRVDFSEKADIYVINTCSVTENADKRFKTIVKQAQKSNENAFMIAVGCYAQLKPEELAEVNGVDLVLGATEKFKITDYLNDLLSHPERSRGIGEVHSCEINEADFYVGSYSIGDRTRAFLKVQDGCDYKCTYCTIPLARGISRSDELQNVLNNAAEISEQGIKEIVLTGVNIGDYGKGEFGNKKHEHTFLDLVKALDKVEGIERLRISSIEPNLLKNETIDFVADSRTFVPHFHIPLQSGSDEILKLMRRRYLSDLYVNRVGRIRAVMPDACIGVDVIVGFPGETEEHFLETYNFLNELDISYLHVFTYSERDNTPAATMEEVVPVKVRKKRSKMLRGLSAKKRRAFYESQLGNTGTVLFEGENKEGYIHGFTENYVKVKAPWNPNKVNTLQKIKLTEIDEDGLVRFEEIPEPVAV, from the coding sequence ATGGAAGCAAAGAAAGTAGCATTTTATACACTAGGTTGTAAACTGAATTTTTCAGAGACTTCAACTATTGCTCGCTCTTTTGAAAATGAAGGTTTTGATCGGGTAGATTTTTCAGAAAAGGCAGATATCTATGTAATTAATACCTGTTCGGTTACTGAGAATGCTGATAAACGTTTTAAAACTATCGTGAAACAAGCACAGAAGTCCAATGAGAATGCATTTATGATTGCAGTTGGGTGCTACGCTCAGTTAAAACCTGAAGAACTTGCAGAAGTTAACGGTGTGGATTTGGTTTTAGGAGCTACCGAAAAATTTAAGATTACAGATTATTTAAATGACCTTCTAAGTCATCCCGAGCGCAGTCGAGGGATTGGTGAAGTGCATTCCTGTGAAATCAATGAAGCCGATTTTTACGTTGGTTCTTATTCTATTGGAGATCGCACCAGAGCATTTTTAAAAGTTCAGGATGGTTGTGATTATAAGTGTACTTATTGTACTATTCCTTTGGCAAGAGGTATTTCGCGAAGTGATGAATTACAAAATGTACTTAATAATGCTGCTGAAATTTCAGAGCAGGGAATTAAAGAGATAGTATTAACCGGTGTTAATATTGGTGATTATGGCAAAGGTGAATTTGGAAACAAGAAACACGAACACACATTTCTTGATTTGGTAAAGGCACTGGATAAAGTTGAAGGAATTGAAAGACTTCGAATTTCATCTATAGAACCTAATTTGCTTAAAAATGAAACGATCGATTTTGTGGCTGATAGTCGCACTTTTGTACCTCACTTTCATATTCCGCTGCAGAGTGGGAGCGATGAAATTTTAAAACTGATGCGTCGCAGGTATTTGAGCGATCTTTACGTAAATAGAGTTGGGAGAATTAGGGCGGTAATGCCAGATGCATGTATAGGAGTAGATGTAATTGTTGGATTTCCCGGTGAAACAGAAGAACATTTTCTTGAGACTTATAATTTTCTGAATGAATTGGATATTTCTTATTTGCATGTATTTACCTATTCTGAAAGGGATAATACACCGGCTGCAACAATGGAAGAAGTTGTGCCAGTAAAAGTTCGTAAAAAAAGAAGTAAAATGTTAAGAGGCTTGTCTGCAAAGAAAAGGCGCGCTTTTTATGAAAGTCAGTTAGGGAATACAGGAACGGTACTGTTTGAAGGCGAAAATAAAGAAGGATATATTCATGGGTTTACTGAGAATTACGTAAAAGTAAAAGCTCCCTGGAATCCGAATAAAGTAAATACCCTTCAGAAAATTAAATTGACTGAGATTGATGAAGATGGTCTGGTACGGTTTGAGGAAATACCAGAACCAGTGGCGGTTTAA
- a CDS encoding GlmU family protein: MNYILFDGPSRDNLLPFTFTRPVADIRIGILTLREKWEKLLKTKTSTKTEEYLSGKWPLILENENIFINSSIVATKGIAEKLKTIKTNEKLVYGDNVVAYFQKGTSDVDLSELKEIHLNEEPLRVANTWDIFSKNGKAIELDFELLTAGRDSQPIDSSNFIKSEENIFIEEGAFVENASLNASEGPIYIGKGATIMEGSLIRGPFALCEGAMVKLGAKIYGPTTIGPNCKAGGEINNSVLFQNSNKGHDGFLGNSVLGEWCNIGADSNNSNLKNNYADVRLWNYNTENFAKTGLQFCGLIMGDHSKCGINTMFNTGTVVGVSANIFGSGFPRNFIPGFSWGGSGGTSTYKLEKVLETAQLVMQRKGVELTGEDRKILQYVFDYSSKWRRD, translated from the coding sequence ATGAACTATATTCTTTTTGACGGTCCTTCCAGAGATAATCTTTTACCATTTACATTTACTCGTCCCGTTGCAGATATAAGAATTGGTATTTTGACATTGCGTGAAAAGTGGGAGAAACTGCTCAAAACTAAAACATCTACAAAGACCGAGGAATATTTAAGCGGTAAGTGGCCACTAATCCTTGAAAATGAGAATATATTTATAAATTCATCCATAGTTGCAACCAAAGGAATTGCTGAAAAGCTTAAGACTATAAAGACAAACGAGAAGCTTGTTTATGGAGATAATGTTGTTGCCTATTTTCAGAAAGGAACTTCTGATGTAGATTTATCCGAATTAAAGGAGATTCATTTGAACGAGGAACCTTTGAGGGTTGCAAATACCTGGGATATATTTTCAAAAAATGGAAAAGCAATCGAGTTAGATTTCGAGTTGCTTACCGCTGGCAGAGATTCTCAACCAATAGATTCTTCAAATTTTATAAAATCTGAAGAAAATATATTTATAGAAGAAGGAGCTTTCGTAGAAAATGCTTCGTTAAATGCCTCTGAAGGTCCTATCTATATAGGTAAGGGTGCAACTATTATGGAAGGTTCTTTAATTCGTGGTCCTTTTGCTTTATGTGAAGGTGCTATGGTGAAACTGGGAGCAAAAATATATGGTCCCACTACAATTGGACCTAATTGTAAAGCGGGCGGAGAGATTAATAATTCGGTTCTTTTTCAAAATTCTAACAAAGGCCATGATGGTTTCCTTGGCAATTCTGTGCTGGGGGAGTGGTGTAATATTGGTGCAGATTCAAATAACTCGAATTTGAAAAATAATTATGCCGATGTTCGTTTATGGAATTATAATACTGAAAATTTCGCTAAAACGGGATTGCAGTTTTGTGGCTTAATTATGGGAGATCATAGTAAATGTGGTATTAATACGATGTTCAACACCGGAACAGTTGTAGGGGTAAGCGCAAATATTTTTGGCAGCGGATTTCCACGAAATTTTATTCCTGGATTCAGCTGGGGTGGAAGTGGAGGAACCTCTACTTATAAACTTGAAAAAGTACTTGAGACGGCTCAATTAGTGATGCAAAGAAAAGGTGTCGAGTTAACAGGCGAGGACAGGAAGATTCTTCAGTATGTCTTTGATTACTCTTCAAAATGGAGAAGGGACTAG